The Acidobacteriota bacterium genome contains the following window.
ATCGGAGCGAGCAGCTGGCTGAGCGATCCCGCCTCGATGCGCCGCAGCGCCTCCTCCGGCTCGATCACTCCCTCATCGACCATCTCGCAGGCGATTCGAACCGCCGCGAATCCCGTCCGCTTGCCCGTTCTCGTCTGGAGCAGATAGAGCCTGCCCGACTCGACGGTGAACTCGATGTCCTGCATGTCGCCAAAATGAGCCTCCAGCTTCTGCTGAACCTCCATCAGCTCCCGATAGGCGGCCGGCATCGATTCCTCCAGCGAGTCTCCCGGATGCCGCGCGCGCTCCTTCGAGATCGGCCGGGGAGTTCGAATGCCCGCGACGACGTCCTCTCCCTGAGCGTTCGGCAGGAACTCGCCGTAGAAGCGCCGCTCGCCCGTCGAGGGATCTCGCGTGAACGCCACACCCGTCGCGCTCCCTTCCCCCATGTTCCCGAACACCATCGACTGGACGTTCACCGCGGTTCCCCATTCGTCGGGGATTCCATTGAGACGCCGGTACGTGACGGCTCGCTTGTTGTTCCAGGAGTCGAAAACGGCCCGGATCGCGCCCCACAACTGGTCGTCGACGTCCTGGGGAAACGGTTTGCCCGACTGCTCCTCGACGATCGCCTCGTACTTCTCGATCAGCTTGCGCAGGCCGTCGGGCGGAATCTCCGCGTCGGTCTCCACGCCCGCCTCTTCCCGAATCGCGTCGAGCACCTGCTCCATCGCACCGTGGTCCAGACCGAGCACGACATTCGAGTACATCTGGATGAAGCGACGGTACGAATCGAGCGCGAACCGCTCATCGCCCGACGCCGCGGCGAGTCCTTCGACGGTCCCGTCATTCAACCCGAGGTTGAGGATCGTGTCCATCATGCCGGGCATCGAGGCGCGGGCGCCGGATCGAACCGAGACCAGGAGCGGACGCTTCGTATCCCCGAGCCCCTTTCCGGTCGCCTTCTCGAGCGCTTTCAGATTCCGGGCGACTTCCTTCTCGAGACCCTCAGGGAGCTCGCCACCTTTCGCGACGTATTCGACGCAGGCCTCGGTCGAGATCGTGAATCCGGGCGGCACCGGGACTCCGATTTTCGTCATCTCGGCAAGCCCCGCACCCTTCCCGCCGAGAAGATGTTTCATCTTCCCGTCGCCCTCGGCCTTGCCGTCGCCGAAGAAATAGACCCATCGCTTATCCGGCATCAGATCTCCCCGGCTCCCTCTCGCAAGAACTTCTCCAGTGCCTCATCAGTCCTTCGAAGCAAGCGATTTCCTGTCCACCACGATTCGGGTGACGTCGCCGATCGGCCGCACTCCCGAAGCGGCCTTCTGCAGAAGCGCGATCCTGTTCTCCCGGATCGCCACGTCTTCGACGTTGACCATCACATCTTCGAAAAATCGTTCGAGGTCACCGGCCATACCCGCAAACGTCTGCAGCGCTCTCAGATGGTTCCGTTCCCGGATCGATTCGGCGATCTGCTGATTCACGAGCTCGACCAGCTCCGCCAGCCCCTTCTCGGAATCGTGCTCGAGCAGATCGACTCGCAACGTCCCCTCGAAGCCTTCCGGCGTGATGTTGGCGATCCGCCGGGCCGAGTCGAGAATCGAGAGGAAGTCCGGACGCTCGCGAACCTCCCGCAGCGCGCGAACCCGGGCTTCCAGATCGGGAAGGTCCTTCTCCCAACCGGCTGCTACCGCTGCGTCGATCTCGTCATATGCGAACCCCCCGTCGAGCTCGAGGATCGAACGGACCCGTTCCTCGAGAAATGCGGTGAGCTTTCGTGCGGCTTCCTCCTCCGTGACGGGGAAGTCCCCGGAGAGCCCGGCAATCGCCTTCCGAATCAGCGCGCCCGTGTCGAGAACCAGCCGTCCCTCCGCGCCGCCGAAAAGAATACGAATGATGCCCTGCGCCGCCCTCCGCAGAGCGAACGGATCACGCGAGCCGGTGGGCTCGAGACCGAGCAGGAAGAAGCCGGCCAGCGTGTCTGCGCGGTCCGCGAGCGACAGGATCATTCCGAGCTCGCCCCGCGGAAGAGGATCGTCGATCGACTGCGGCAGATACTGGTCATAGACCGCCTGCCAGACCTCCTCCGCGTATCCTTCCTCCCTGGCGTAGATGCCGCCGATCCGACCCTGAAGCTCGGTCAGCTCCTTCACCATCTCGGTCACCAGATCGGCCTTCATGATCCCCGCGGCCGTAGTGACGGCTTCGCGCGAAACCTTGCTCGAAGAGACCTCCCGGATCCACTGAGCGAGCTTCTCGATCCGTTCCGTCTTCGCTCCGTAGTCTCCGAGCTTCTCCTGAAACTGGAGATGCCGGAGCTGCTCGCCGCGATCTGCCAGGGGCGTCTTCCGGTCCTGCCTGTAGAAGAAGAGAGCATCCGCGAACCGCGCGTTGGTGACGAACGCATTGCCGCTCGCCGCGAGACCCTGAGGATCGTCGGGAGCATCCATGACCGCCAGAAACGAAGACGTCAGTTTTCCCTCGCGCGTGATCGGAAGCTGCTTCTGATGGACTCGCATCACGGTGGTCAGAACTTCGGCGGGGAGCTCGAGATACTCCTCTTCGAACTCGGCCCGGACCACCCCCGGAAACTCCGTCAGAAACTTCCACTGATCCCAGATCGAGCCATCCTCCGCGGCAGAACCACCCGCCTCGGAGGCGAGCGCGGCAGCCCGCTCCCTCAATGTCGCGGCCCTCTCGTCTGAAAGGCAGACGACGCTGGCCTCGGCGAGCGCTTCGACGTACGAGTCGTAGCCGGCTACCTCGATCGGATCGTTCGATG
Protein-coding sequences here:
- the glyS gene encoding glycine--tRNA ligase subunit beta; the encoded protein is ANGKPTKALEGFLRKSDASEKDVEKRDGYVWVTKRVAGETAAGFFAGEIPAVFEKLRWPKMMRWRQDHEWIRPVHGVVALFDGKVVPLSIFGVESGSSTFGHRTRSSNDPIEVAGYDSYVEALAEASVVCLSDERAATLRERAAALASEAGGSAAEDGSIWDQWKFLTEFPGVVRAEFEEEYLELPAEVLTTVMRVHQKQLPITREGKLTSSFLAVMDAPDDPQGLAASGNAFVTNARFADALFFYRQDRKTPLADRGEQLRHLQFQEKLGDYGAKTERIEKLAQWIREVSSSKVSREAVTTAAGIMKADLVTEMVKELTELQGRIGGIYAREEGYAEEVWQAVYDQYLPQSIDDPLPRGELGMILSLADRADTLAGFFLLGLEPTGSRDPFALRRAAQGIIRILFGGAEGRLVLDTGALIRKAIAGLSGDFPVTEEEAARKLTAFLEERVRSILELDGGFAYDEIDAAVAAGWEKDLPDLEARVRALREVRERPDFLSILDSARRIANITPEGFEGTLRVDLLEHDSEKGLAELVELVNQQIAESIRERNHLRALQTFAGMAGDLERFFEDVMVNVEDVAIRENRIALLQKAASGVRPIGDVTRIVVDRKSLASKD